The Rattus norvegicus strain BN/NHsdMcwi chromosome 2, GRCr8, whole genome shotgun sequence nucleotide sequence GATCCATTCAAAGTTAGGATGCTGAGGTCAGGCAGAGATCTGAAATAAAGACTCCTGTGGTGAtatgaataggtttggcccccatagactcatgtgcttgaatgcttggcctaaGGGGAATATTGCTATtagaggcgtggccttgttgcagtgggtgtggccttgttggaggaagtgtgtcactgagggggaAGGTTTTGAGGTCTCATACATGGTCTAATTAGGCCTACTATGGTAGTCTTTTCCACTGCAcaaggatcaagatgtagaactctcagctcctcctgcactatgtctgtctgcatgctgccatgtttcctgccgtgatgataatggactgaacttctgaatctgtaagccagccccaattaaatgttgtccttttaagagttgccttggtcagggggtctgttcacagcagtggaatCCCTAAGTAGGATCCCTTCTGTAACAAACATAACTGTAGGCCTATCTGTATCACACAACCTCACAGACAACACAGTAGAATATTACAGCATCTTCTCTCTCCAATTcagagtcaaaaaaaaaagggaaaaaactcagaaaaagaaaaactcagaaaaatttgacaatatatttattttctcttagaatgTTCATGATTATTTTTGGTTTCTAAGTTAAGCAGACATGATCTCAAACATATAAAACTGTGTTCTTTAGAATTATCTTGCAGGTAATATACACAGTGAAGTCATCATATTAATaacaaattattttatacataaaaattatGAATTTCAGTCTTAAGAAACTGCATTATAATAACTCTATCATACATACATTTACAGTTTTTACGTTTATGATCTCTTCATTCAAAGTCGTTTTTGCCCGCACTAATTTCAGCATAAGTATCCAGTGAGTAATTAGTGGGCACATATACAGCTGGCTGTGAAAACACCCACACCTCAGAACAGGTTCTGCTCCAAGGTGAAAACTGCCTGATTACAAGGCCCGTTAACATCATGTCTTGACCAAAGCAGCAACAGTACTTAAATTATTAGAAATGGCAAATCCAGTAACATAAGCGTCCTCAAGGTGTCCACCTGAAGACCGTGTTCCTCCACACACTATTTACACCGCTTCAGTGACCGCAGCAGCATCTGCTTTAGCTGTGCATGTTAACAAAACCTCTAAACCACAATAAAAAAGCTACTCATCCTTAAGAAAGGAAACTTTATCCTTGGATTTATTCAGCATTTTTATGTCATCCAGCAGCTTTCTGGGTGTTAAAATATGTGTGGAACCTGGTGGAAGAAATTGTAAATGGTCAGAATTAAATAATTTTCTGACTTACAATCTTGTCGCTTTCATACACAAATTTCTGGTGCATTTGAACTTCCAACAGCATTTCTCCAAAATTCACACCAACCCTTGCCATGGAGCATGCTTAGTAGCTTCATAAATCCTGCCCGTCACAGTGTTTTGTCTGATTTGTACTATATATTGGTGTCTAGAAAGAGAAACACGTTCGCCATCCTCATAACAGGACTGCAGCAGCTGTCACTGCAAACGGAGGACCTCTGAGCAGTGCTATGACTCGAAGCCTGTCACACAATCCTGCAGGTTAACCCCTGGGTTAGGAGGCTGCCTGCCTGCAGTGGCTTCAGTGGAAAACATGCTAATTTACTTTACTAttagcgtgtgtgcacatgcatgcacacttgcaGGCACACGAGTGCCGTGGCTCAAGCACGGAGGCCAGAGGATGACTTTCAGAGGCTTTCTCCTGCCACTGAGAGTTCTGGTAGTGAAGGCTGTCACACTTGctcagcaaacattttttttaccCACTGGTCCAGACTGGTGTTTTAAATTTAGTTCCACAAGGCCGGACTAATGTCAGATccatatacacaaaaacaaatgCTTCTGaagtaaaaatgttttatatgtcACAAAAGCATTTTAATGATCAGAGCAAATAGTCAGAAGATGCAGTTTTAAAGGAACAAGGTCAAGTCCCTAAAACtggaatattgaaaaataaaactattccccataggaaggacaaacaatatcaaccaatctgattccccagagctcccagggaccaaaccaccaaccaatgagtacacatggagggacccatagctccagctgcatatgtagcagaggatggcattgtccagcatcagtaggaggaaaagcccttggtcctgtgaaggctcatttccccaatgtggggtaatgccagggtggggaggtgggggtgagtatgtaggaatgggagcatcctcatagaagcagggggagaggggggcaggttatgggagaggagagaaaggggataacatttgaaatgtaaatatataaaatatctgagaaaaattaaaaaaattattaaaatgtgaaccaggaaaaaaatcttcaagtAATTTTACAAAGaatgttttataattattttttttctgtatgtaatAATACAGTCTTAAATTTTCCCAtacatgggctggggatttagctcagtggtagagcgcttacctaggaagcgcaaggccctgggttcggtccccagctccgaaaaaaagaaccaaaaaaaaaatttttttttcccataCATAATTTTGCCTTAACCATtaagaaacaaaaagatgaaaGTCTTACCAATAATAACTTCACAGGATTTATGTGCCTGAGAAACTTCATAAGCACAACGCATCTCAGAGTATGTAATTCCTCCAATTACAAAAATAATCAGCCTCGAGCCATTTTTCCGGTCCAGCTCTAAATAGTTGGTTCTGGGTTTCTGGCGAGCACTAGAAAGTAAAACACAGAGCAAACGCTGTGAACATGCCCAGAGCCATGCTGCGTGTACCTCAGACTCCCTTTGGAAGCGACTGTCTTGATTTGAATGAAGTTACCTAACCACGGTTCGATTTCCCTACAGCTAACTAGGCAAAGGCTGCACATCTCCCTTTCAAATTTCAATTTGAATAAATCATGTAGAGTTTTATTTGTAATGAGACAGTAGGAAAAAAGAgataatatagatatatataaaaCTGTGGGGGGGGGTGAACCATGGATTTCCAAAAACTGTAATAAAAACCACTTTGTCTAAGCTCAGTATTTTTATCTATAAagttaacattttaatatttaaaattttttaattttattttgtgtatgggcATTTCGCCTACGTGTaagtgtgtgcaccatgtgtgtgtgatacctgtggaggccagagaagggagTTGAGTCCTGTGGACAGGGGTTACGGATGGTGTGGGTGTGGgataaacctgggtcctctgggagatcagctggagctcttaacctctgagtcaccCTTCAAGCcccctgttttattttatatgatgaCTTAATGTTCCTGAAAAGTCTATCTGTTGAAATTTTTAGGAAACCAGGGGCATAACCTTGCAAGAATGAGATCTGAAGACGGGAGGAGGACAGAGTCTGACTGACTAGGGCCTAGCACGGCACTGGGACAGCCACTGCTGGGATGCTACAGCAGGATGTCGACTGCAAAGTGTCTGAACTGAGCAAGGTCACCTGCCATGGGCCACCACCTCTGTCAGAAAGTTATCAGGGAAGGCCGGAAGTGAGGACTGGATGCTGTCGCCGCCACCCCAAATAACCCTAAGGTTATGCCGTGCAGGCGTTGTTAGGTAACCGCCCAGCTCCTTACATGCAGGGGAGGCTCAGGGACATGTAGGgaaaggatgggaagggaaaagggagccTACAGAGCAACCCTTAATCCTCAGGGTGGCCAGTGGAGGGTGGAAGGGACAAACCTGAGGTGTCTGACAATGTCTGCCCCGACAACTGGCTGAAGGCTGACTACACAGACAGAAACAACCACTAAGCCAAgatgaaaaactgaaaaactcAAAGGACAAAAGTGGCTGTACACACAAGAGAAAGCCCAGTTTACGTCTTCATAAACTGCCACCACAAAGAGCAGAGAGCTAACTCAGAGAGCATCACTCTCGCAGAGGATGTGTTTCatgcctgtgactccagtcccaggggacggAGGCATTTCTGGGTTCTGtggacctgcacacacatgcacatgcttccCCCAGCCCACACATATCCAGCACTAgggcggcagaggcaggcagatctctgagtttgaagccagcctggtctacagagtgagttctaagacagccacaGAGAGAAACTGTCCCAAAAAACAAAAGTTTTGAAAGAGACTAAGCATGAAAACTCACCAAAGGAAGTAACTCAGAGCTGCTCTACTCCGCTAGCTAAAGGgtccattctctttttttttcggagctggggaccgaacccagggccttgcgctcgctaggcaagcgctctaccgctgagctaaatccccaacccctaaagggTCCATTCTCAATAAAAGGTTGTAGATACGTAAAGAAACGGTGTGGCTGATACTTCGGTAGAAACTTAGCTTTGTAAAAGTAGAGATTGGATTGAGCAAAGACTTTAAGGCAGATAGTATCTAtatcatatctatatatctgtaccatatccatatctatatgaATGTAGGATTTAAAATGTCAAGTTAACCAGTACGGTGCAGCAGACATGACAGGAGGCTGATGGtgaaggagcagtcagtgcttgcCGGGCCCCAGGTTTCAACGTCAGccccacaaacacaaacaaaagcagaagCGGAAACCACAAAGAACCTCCAGCAGCTGCACAGCTGCCTGCCAGATGATGCCACAAGAGCACCGTGACATCCAAAGGGACTAAGATAAACAGGTACAAgacaactgagaacacagagaaGGGCGAACTCCAGTGACTCTAGAGTACAGGGaccaagaaacaagaaaacaccCCAAAAATACAAACCTGAAAGCCCCTTATCTGATGAAGATGCAGGCAACAGAGCAAACCCGGAAGAGTACACAGGAGAGAGCACAGCACAGTCAAGCTGAAGGAAGCCAGCCAAGTGTCAGGACAAAGCCCCACATGGGCCATGGCCCCcagtggtggagggagagaactgtccCCTgtgagttgtcttctgacctccgtaCATGCTCTGTCATGTGTGCATCCACACACAGGAACAATTCAATGCCTTACATAGGCCAGTAGAAAAAGGTATGGACATACAGGTAATGAGTAAACTAAGACAAACACGATAGTTAAAAGGGGAGACTAGACTCAGAGCATGAACCCAGGAAGCTCCAATTATATTTAATCTGTTAACTGGGCTCTGAGTGCAGGAACATGCATGAGAATATTGTCTCTTTGaagttaaaatactaaaaattatcAAAAGGATTAAATCAAGTTGGATGTATTACTTAGCAGTctagactacacagtgagatcctgcctccacaaaaaagaaagacagagaggaagggagagaaagaagagaaggaaaagaaaagaagacaccaGAACGAGCCAGAGGGCGGTAAGGAAGCAACTATGCTATGGAAGGTAGAAGATGTGTGGGGAGGTGATGTGTGTTTTTATGAAAGGATTCTGTATTATACCGTATGCTTTCCTGAATGTATTGAGTTAGATTACGATTGAAGAAAGGCTACCTTCTGCATCACTGTATGTTTCAAAGAGAACTCCTGCTCAGAGAGAGCATCGTGCACATTTAACCTGCTGTTCTACAGCATCCGAGCAGACTCGGTTCAGTGGCTCTGTTTTTAGGTTTACCTTACAGCTCCAGAGCCATTCCACACCGCTGGGCACCGGGAACAGTATGGCCATTCTTTGGAATCCAATCTATTATCAATGGCATCCTAGGGAAGAAAATTATTAACACCATCAGGAAAGTTTAGGGAATTTGTTTCATACACACCTTGATGAACATTAAAGGGGCATAAATATTAAGTAAGACTAGCCCTTCTTTACACCTATGAATACTAACTGCAGTCAAAATCAATACatgaggactagagagatggctcagtggttaagggcatcaCAGTCCTTCTGGAGGATtgaaattcagttcccagcacccacttcatgGAGCTCACAatggcctggaactccagcttcagagCTCAATGCTTCTCTGTCTTCCAtggacacctgcactcatgtgcacatacccacatagaCACGCATAGttaaaataacaaagagaaatgtaaaaattaatgTACTAGTTTACTTGCATATTAAACATGCATTTCAGATCTGCCTTTCTTTACTGGAAGGTTCTGCAATACTATGAGGACCTTTCAGCTCTAGGGAAGCTACAGGTTTCTCAAGGGCACCACAGGCCACTGTCCTTCATAGCAGCTCCCCAAAAAAAGAATGCACACAGCTAACCTTGAGACACTGAAGACAGTCCAATGACTGCAGaatgttttcctgtttattttctcaGCGCTGTGTTTTATGATACACTTTTTGCATATGCTTATGATGAATAAACAGACTATGAATGCTTTATTAAACAGTAATACATATTTGGTCAATCAATAGGTCATGTTCATAATTGGTTATGGTTATACTTTCTATTAGCCACTCAACTTGCTTTATAGATGACAGCACAAAGGCACTCAAAAGCAGACACGAGAAGGAAAAGCAACTCAGGAAGGTTTTACTATGACTGCCAGAGGAGGGTTCACTGTTAGGAGAAATCCTAAAAGCCTGAGATGGCCACAGATCCAAAGTGCAGTCTCTGGATTTAGCATGCAAACCTTGTTAGAGAGTTTAAAcaggttgatttttattttaaaagccattAACAATTATAAGAAAAACTATTTggcttggggggttggggagggagaggttaagagatggctcagtggttaagagcactgactgctcttccagaggtcctgagttcaactcccagccaccacatggtagctcacaaccatctgtaataagagctgaagccctcttgtggtgtgtctgaagacagcgacagtgtactcatatacataaaataaatcttaaaaagaaaagaaaaactacttCTGAAAATTATGCGGGGGTGGGAGGTGACCTACATTACAGAAGACAAAGTCTAAGTTCTTTAGAGACTTTTCAAATATGTTCATGCATTTGAACATGACAGACAactttgaaaaatagaaaaacagtaaAATCATTAGCACATAAAGGAAAGTAGAAATTAGAACTATAATTAGTCAGAGGAAAGCTACAATGAATGTTTTTCACTTAGTTCCTACGgcaattttaaaattcagtttataATTCCTacaaattaatattattttcttaagAGCAAGCAGCACTAACAGCATATTCACCCAGTGACTTTTCAtgaagcatgtgtgtgcagagttttattatttatttatagatagtGGAGAATTTTTGGGGGTCCTTAAGACTTCACGAAACTTCTTTGCCTATAAAATCCTACCAGATACAGATGGCTGTCCTCTGTGAACTTCCCAGGCCCTCCAGAGCTCCTGCCTGTGAGCCATGCTGCAGTGGCAGATGACCTGAGTGGAAAGAATAACCCACAGGAGGCAGTGGGGTAGCAGGGAGGTGGGGACTTTTACCTCCATGATATCTTTGATAAAAGGTGTCCATCGAGAAAGCTGAAAAGTCTCTTCGGCAGACCGATCTTTTCTTGGTGGTTTGGCTTGTTGGGACTAACATAATTGAAGAAACAAATAATTTCATTcagtaatataattatattttctaaCAAAGCTTTAATTACACCAAAACCAGctactttaaaaaggaaaaaggaaaatgagCCACACTAGGCTGGTGCATGGCCACACTAGGCTGGTGCATGGCCACACTAGGCTGGTGCATGGCCACACTAGGCTGGTGCATGGCCACACTAGGCTGGTGCATGGCCACACTAGGCTGGTGCATGGCCACACTAGGCTGGTGCATGGCCACACTAGGCTGGCACATGCTGGTCCCTGCAGTATGCTGTACCTCAGCACTGCTGTATAAAGGcctcatgtaaataaaatgcaaCCATTGGCACAGATGGATCTTAAAGAGGCAAGTGTAAGGAGCAACTTACAATAGAAGCAGAATACACACTCACTAGAGACCTCGTCtcagaaaatgtaaacaaaaaaacaaaacaaaaaccctaattGCTTACTTAATAATCAAATTCTGTAAGACGAAGTCAAGATTCCCATATACAAAACCAGTTCACACAAGGACCTTGTGGAGCAATGGTAGTATGTCTGACTTCGAAAGTACCCCCACAcagactcagacagacagacagacagacagacagacagacactctccCTTACTGGGGGAACAATGGGAACACCGAGGTGACTCCAGTTCCGAATCATATCACTGTCATCTTCTATCTTTACATTGTGGATCAGTCTGTCCAGGTTTTCTTCAGTGGTTCCTTAGGAAGTGAGATAGGAGTGTGGTCAGACACCTGCTTGTGTGACTACTTCTAGGACTGAGTTCTTATTACAGGGACTAAAGCTTAAGGGAAAGCTATAACCCTcaggcttctctcagtttctcaggAATTTCCTTTGTCTCTACCTTACTTAGGCATTTACTTTTGAGGTCCCCACAACTCCCTTACATTGAGTAGTAAGAAGCTCGTTATTAAACTATGACGTGAGGGGTAGGAAAGGGCTCAGAGgctaagggcacttgctgccaacACCAACAGCCTGGGCTTAATCTCTGGAACCCTCATGGTGAAGAAAAAGTGGAAACTCAAAATGTAACCCAAACTGCGAGATCAAGATACCATGTGGGGACTTGGCCAGTGTCTGTGGTGCTATAATCTGAATACAGAATCACCTCCAGTCAGTCTGTGACACATCCCTACCACACACATAAATTACAGGTAGCAACTACACGTAAAGTGAGTCAGGACTTTAGTACTGTCCTAGAGCCAAGCAGGCACTCCATTACCATTAACACCGAAGATGTAGAGCAAGACTGCCCGTATTTTGTCGCAGTTGTCGTGGTTTTTGTTGAGCAGCACTGGGAGGAGCACCAGCATGGAGTCCTTTACCCGCTGGCCTTCCGCATCTGTTCCAAGTGCCAGGTCCTAATGACAGTCAAATGCAGACAGTGCTCTACAATCcacatttgcttttctgttaAAAGTATCTATTATTAAACTGTCAAATTTTGGTGGAACAGATGATATTTCACAGGAGACAGGAATGTTAGATGCGAACTACTCATTGCACAAAATACAAAATGTCACAAAGCAAATCAGAGGGAGAGGAGCTCATGCAAACCTGAGCTACACACTGTGGTGGCCACTAAAAACCAGAGTGCGTACTGCTGATGTGCTCAATCTGAGTCAGGATGTACTCTGGGTGCAAAGCAATGGATTTTGgaatattcataaaagaatggaaaatatcTCATTAACAGTTTTAGTATTAACCACATATTCAAACAAAAGTGTGAACATATTGGGTTGGGTTAAATTTATTACCAAAATTAGTTGCACTCCTTTTTAACTTTGTAGTAGGACTATCATAATAGTTAATACTGCATGTAACTTGCATTCAATTTCTGTTAGTGTAATATTCTGAACAGGTTAGgaatactaaaaaaaaattcaaaacagaaatGTGGGGTGCCGAGATCTGCAGGACGGCGCACTGCACTGTGCCCCTGGAAAGCCCTGACATAAGCTCCACTAATGCTGCGCAGCTCAAACTGCAAGACCACAGGGAGGGGACCACCATCAGTGTTGGGGGCCCCAGGTGATCTGAATCACCCCAGGGCCCCACGATAGGGATGACCTTGGTGTTTCTGAGAGGTGGAGGAACTAAGAGCAGGACCTAGAGAGAGGACTTGAGGTCTTTGTGGTGCCTTTGAAGGGGACAGTGGAACTGCTGTCCTTGCTTCTATCTACCTCTTGGTGTCCTTGCCATGAGGTGAGGTCCTGGGCTCTGTCAGGCATCCCTGCTATGATATGGCACATGCCTAAAAGCAGTGAAGTCAATTGTTTATAATACTACAAGTCTCCAGTATTCTCAGTCAAGAGAGCCCCAGCaccaaacccaaccaaccaaagctgagccaaaataagcctttCCTCGGTAAAAGATTCATTCCAGCGTTTGTTAAAGCAACACAAAGCCATTAGGCATCAAATACTGCCTAGGTGAGTCCCCTTATAAAAGTCTATGATTTTGTGGAACTCAACTGCTGTACTGAGCCAAACTTTTATGTGATAGCTTACAAAGTCGCTCTGGAAATCTGTTACAGACGTGGGCATTTCTGGCTCTGTACACACCTGCTCCGTTTTGTACACACCTGCTCAGTTTTGTACACACCTGCTCAGTTTTGTACACACCTGCTCAGTTTTGCAGAGCTTCTCAATATTCAGCTTAAACTTATTCATGCAGTCTTCAGCTAGGTTAAGATGGACGACTTGCTGAAAACCAGAGGACACTGATTACTGACAACTCTCTAATTACTTTTTGTATAATTGATaatattaaactttaaaaaatatgcatGGGTGCATAATTTCCATGCATGGGTG carries:
- the Stxbp3 gene encoding syntaxin-binding protein 3 isoform X1, whose amino-acid sequence is MEAMAEQIVTVCATLDENPGVRYKSKPLDNASKLAQLVEKKLEDYYKIDENGLIKGKTQSQLLIIDRGFDPVSTVLHELTFQAMAYDLLPIEKDTYKYKTDGKEKEAVLEEDDDLWVRVRHRHIAVVLEEIPKLMKEISSTKKATEGKTSLSALTQLMKKMPHFRKQISKQVVHLNLAEDCMNKFKLNIEKLCKTEQDLALGTDAEGQRVKDSMLVLLPVLLNKNHDNCDKIRAVLLYIFGVNGTTEENLDRLIHNVKIEDDSDMIRNWSHLGVPIVPPSQQAKPPRKDRSAEETFQLSRWTPFIKDIMEDAIDNRLDSKEWPYCSRCPAVWNGSGAVSARQKPRTNYLELDRKNGSRLIIFVIGGITYSEMRCAYEVSQAHKSCEVIIGSTHILTPRKLLDDIKMLNKSKDKVSFLKDE